Sequence from the Miscanthus floridulus cultivar M001 chromosome 16, ASM1932011v1, whole genome shotgun sequence genome:
cgtgtacgatccttctgcaggaagaggagccttgggttcctctagtcaagcagctacaggggacgaggaggccgacgacgacgatgacatggacaagaggcacgatgagcttgggccctctcagctccatgacgctccatcgactTATCATACAccacctctaggcactaggcgacgctgtccccgtgacccttacactccaggcaccagcactctgggtcacaagggtaggggcaagagtaggagacagtgagggacgtgttagatgttactatgaactattgtatttacttatctttaattattcggAACCGTATgaatattgtggactatttgtactttgcatgacatattatgttagttgtgatattcgttgtggttgtattatgcttgttggatgagtaaatgtttagaatatatattgatgtctctgtttgtaactgtggatgcttctaatacaagaccgtatcttgcgaattttttgcgtgaatctttaatcatactatacttgtacaaagacacaaatgtagtacacagattaactataaatttattacgttTATAATCCAGGAATATTTGTACATACGCTGTGTACAAGAATCTATGCATTTTAgagaatctatgcttttcagagaataaatatagactttttagatacacggacatcatcgaattatcacatcactaaTATAGACCTCTCAGCTGCAaggacaacatgcaaggaagcacaactaaactctatctccaccatccatcttatgactgtttgatccaagggctgaggtaaaGCGGCACACGGATCGCTAACATGACACATtgacaggcctccattcctcctcgtgacctataaataaccacttactccctctcattcacacaaacaataaggaagaagaacactcctcagcatttgctttcgttgtagtaccaatgtctggagggtcgtccagagggagaggaaaggggaagaaaactacctgggggtgggagggtcctcttggtcccgatttctttgaggaagctctttatgagaggttcccagttgagagcaaaagtgatttcaccaaagaggcaccactgacaggatacgatgaaaggaaagaagagtggccaaaatgcatgcatggtgaggactgcctagtgcagatgttcaccgagggaatagatggaggtcgtcgtttcttcaaatgcccgcgagcatgggtaatttcttttactatttgtttcttcaatatgtttgtcttgtatatcacttacacgacatactttttgTAGTCTTTCTTGAcagaagaaaactatgggttcagtaggtgggtcgatcctcaaactatttatccacatgcggagtacatctactacctacaagaccgtatcttcgatctagaaagggaagttagcagcggttacaaggacgacgaacaggacgacaacaacaatggtgccgattcacaggaggcactctgcaatgatccatattgcacctgccctaaccacaagaaaatggggtctcccccatcacccccgccaccaccaccaccaacaacgggaggctactatggagaaggtgcaacataatttgctatgtggccacactactaggatgagtttatgtttttcttgtggagaatcccaggtttaattatctaaggcatgttaggtttaattaccgaaggcatggtttaattacctaaggcatgttaggtttagtcaaagaaaactatgtacCTAGGTTCGGTacctgtagtcacatgccatttaatgtgtttcgtgtgttgatttctataatatcgtatgtcgttaactgttttttgcagcacgtgttcaaataGAAATAAgtctgtatcattaagcggaatattaagaccattgataatgaaaacaaccacataatgaaaagttagaTACTATGTcatattacacaacatattaatagtataactaagtgccgacagtagacaaaggggcaaatgcacttccaaatcctcaatctgaaacgtactgagtaagcaactcatcatccgagtaccagtcctctactacaaccctgttgctgcggctaggctcaactgcgttgctctcacctgcctgtcgcttgtagtaagcggcctccgcttcgtcTGTGGCCGCTGCggtctgagtgaagaacgcgtcgtcatcctcctctgcctgtaagcctgcctctgctagagcgatgagctcgctcagtctgccagtgtcgtcgtcagcctcctgcgcctgaatgcccgcctctgctagagagatgagctcgctcagtctgcctgtgtcgtcctcagcctcctacgcctgtatgcccgcctctgctaaagcaatgagctcactcagtctaccagtgtcgtcctcatcctcgtctccatcatcacacagcacaatcaatgattgaacggtgcgaccagctcgtgatctatgggcatctaacttcttctcctcatatcttgcacgagccacctctgcagcatgttctccgctgcaaccaatcccttgatgtataaaatgcaatcagttagcaactcgataatattacatttaaaaccaggcaacgaaaaaaggttttcaagcactcactggcacataatgtagcaacatgctcgtccaagacctgcatctgtactcttgtctcctcccttgcctcattccttgccctctcctcctctaacgtcgttcgcctctccaatccccatttgttaagcccaacatcgaccgggttacaaataccgcgctgtctagcaaactcatacatcttttctttgtgatgtttaacgaataggttgacgtagtcaggtccatatcccctcttccgtgcaattacttgcctcttcttcagttcatccaagaacttagcttgaccatcataacattcccaactgcatttcctagtactctgttcaaaacaaatattatattatatatgtattaggaaaacaaacaaaatacgatttcatgtttaccagaattataacaaacctcatcatactcaatcatatggccgcaataatgacctattccaagctccgaagggactaggctatagttggattttacaccacattcgcacatgacaggaggtgctttgtagattacacgttctttcttcttttccttaaccctccgcggttctttcggccattggttcttaggaccatacaaccactccttgaaacgacacttcgccattgaatacacctaaataatgagacattagtacataaatacatatagctcaagattttaacacatacactttgcacttacttcatgcttgtttggacacacaaactccaacgtattctcagggtttatcacagctcgatctccgcaatcgcacagaggaggttcctcgagtcgtctaacggcggctaggtgcttctccttagccgtcattgccggagggttagggggggtggaacccaccgcttgaagtgctcacgtggatgtctccctttaaaccaatcgtcgaaaaagaggtacctaggatcaaacttttctacaccatcgatccactgaaagaaaaagcacctctcatggtcctacacaacgagattccaataatatattagtaccatacttaaacaaataaagaaaaaggatagtacaaataatttcttacattaaaccgactacatgtgtagaaacaacgcgcggctgtgtccggatgtttcgattgaaaaacatgggtcgggaaaccacaatcacagttagggacaggaaggtcagggggaacaggggcatctttgctagacacgtcggggtataattcgcgaggacgaccccgttttcgccaaaactcctcccgaaacatttcttgcatctaacaaataggatgtaatttatcaaacataaataaaaacatcacaacaaaatatcaatgagaaccataactacaatacaatcaatttcgttataagaaccaaaagcagttaacattataccctaaacctagggtttctcatttcatccacaacaataaacccataacataactacatgcggcttggtttgctagcatTTTTCACGCCTTAAAatgaacctacggttgtataatacatatattgagggatacaatgaaaccctaagtgatgacgattcttaggttcaaaaatccgactaatatgtaccgaatctATACGAgaaaacaaggaggtgagcgagtataccttgctctcgaagatctacggatcaaatcaaggttttcaaggtccaatatgtcgattcgtgaggtaggatgaagtggcgagaaaaaaacccgaggagaaagaagaggaagaacgctcagggaagaaggctgggctggggttaaatgcaggtagctcggcgccagagtgagtggcgccgagctcggcgccaagatctacggtgccgagctcggcgccatccactctggcgccgagccccttgcaggccgtttgcccgtggccaggagctcggcgccagtcaccgtggcgccaagctcggcgccactcactctggcgccgagccaagggtacATTtttggaattctttccgccaggggtctatttgagagaaactttcgaaaaaaagggccaaaaagtaaaaaattcggacgCCCGGGTCCAACGTGGACAACTCACTTCGGCTTATAAATCGTATTTTTTCAACcaaagaacagtgtttttctctcacaccaaatcaaccaacagtactttcagccatggcttatcagccaaataagCCAAAATGAACAGAACGTAAATTAGAGATTCTTCCTTCATCACAAACAAAATAGAAGAAGAGATTCTGCCAACTTTTCTTCTAGAGATTTAAAGTACCCTCTATTCTATTTTCGATAACATTATTTTTGTATACAAGCTAGGATAAATCTTTGACCGATAACTATTGTTATTTCTATATGTCTGATCAACATATATTTATTTATCAGCCATCTATCTAGAATGATATTGCTTATATACATTGAAAAAAAGGTATATCAGTGTTTTCGTGGAAAATAGAAACAGTAACGAATTCATTCAATACAAAGATCCTGGTTCATGCATGCATCCTAAACCTGCAGAAACCAAACTAATAATAAGACATCCATACCGCAATTTACATCAGCCTAATCAAATCGAATACACACAAATCTCTCCGTCGGAATAGACTTGTGTAGTCCTTAGAATCACCCGCCAAATAATCGTTACACATTCTTCAGTGTCCCTTCTCTCTAtctcaataaataaataaataaataattgtaTGTCTCATTGTCTCGAGATAGAACCACCGTATATTTCCATACACATTACGATGACTTTGTACGACCTGTGATGACAAGAGAAAAGTGTGAAATAGTCCGACGATGATTCATTCAATTGCCTTTGTAAACAGAATTGTTATGACTCGCCGTATCCTCGGAAGACCTCTACGGCTCTACCTGCCCTGCTCACGATTGGCCTGCCTTGGCTGTGCCTGCTGACTGCCGATGTGGTGGCATGGCAGTTGTAGACGCCGATCTCGGCTATCAATGATGGCGTGATCGCGTAAACCACGGACCAAGCTGAATCCATCAATCGCTAGGCCCACGAGCGAGAGTTTTCCAATAATCTCATACATATTTTGAAAACAACATAGACAAGTTTCATCTTTTTCATCTATGCTTATGTTATGTTAGCTTATTTAATGTACATGAAACTCTTATAAAACTCCTGCTGAGAGTGGTCTTATGTAGAGGGGGAAAAACTAGAAACTGTTcatggatgacaaatcttttgcTCGCAACTCTTTTATCCGGTTGGCAAAATCAGATTTTGAACAATCATTTTTAACGACTTATAgcatgttcggcaggactgaaaaataagtcaaaatactgttccggcttattgttgtgagagaaaaatactgttctgtctGGAAACACTGTTCTTTCATgagtgggctggccagccagccaccagccagccgaacaccgcCTTAGTGGAGATTTCCCTAGCAAATATTTTCTAATTCAAATGTAGTACCAAAATTGTGAAAAGATAGTACAGGTTCgtagtagatttgtcggtggataTTAGTGTATTGGGGATAATATTTGTTCGATAATGCCAACTTGAAGAACAAGCTTACACCAACCTCAATAATATCCCTCAAATTAGGATCTATATTTAGAGAATTTGGGGCTTTCCTTACTTGTAcaactctcaaatagttgatccAACTCTAGCAACAACACTTACATTTTAGCCCTCAATTCTCTCATGACATGTGGAACCCTTTTGTCACTGTCTTATattactttttttttcttctaatgtCCTTGTTTCTCTCTCCATATCCCCATCATCCCTTACCTTCTCCCATCAAAACCAGATACATCATCCCTCCCCTATCTCCCTCCTCTACCGCTAGAATCATCGCCTCGACTGTGTTGTCTGCCCCTTCCACCACTGccagtg
This genomic interval carries:
- the LOC136513394 gene encoding uncharacterized protein isoform X1; this translates as MTAKEKHLAAVRRLEEPPLCDCGDRAVINPENTLEFVCPNKHEVYSMAKCRFKEWLYGPKNQWPKEPRRVKEKKKERVIYKAPPVMCECGVKSNYSLVPSELGIGHYCGHMIEYDESTRKCSWECYDGQAKFLDELKKRQVIARKRGYGPDYVNLFVKHHKEKMYEFARQRGICNPVDVGLNKWGLERRTTLEEERARNEAREETRVQMQVLDEHVATLCARIGCSGEHAAEVARARYEEKKLDAHRSRAGRTVQSLIVLCDDGDEDEDDTGRLSELIALAEAGIQA